In Larimichthys crocea isolate SSNF chromosome VI, L_crocea_2.0, whole genome shotgun sequence, one genomic interval encodes:
- the mcm2 gene encoding DNA replication licensing factor MCM2, with amino-acid sequence MADSSESYHMATSPSRASRRGDMTSSPGRDLPPFEDESEGLLGDGQLPGEEEEDGDGEELIGDGMERDYRAIPALDQYEAEGLDLDDEDLSELSPGARAAAEEAMRRRDREQGVSGRLRRGLLYDSEDEDDERPAARRRRLAERAAEGVADGEEEEMIESIENLEDMKGHTVREWVSMTAPRLEIYNRFKNFLRTHVDENGHNVFKEKISDMCKDNKESLVVNYEDLAAREHVLAYFLPEAPTEMLKIFDEAAKEVVLAMYPKYERIAHEIHVRICNLPLVEEIRSLRQLHLNQLIRTSGVVSSCTGVLPQLGMVKYNCNKCNFVLGPFFQSQNQEVKPGSCPECQSLGPFEINMEETVYQNYQRIALQESPGKVAAGRLPRSKDAILLADLVDSCKPGDEIELTGIYHNNYDGSLNMANGFPVFATVILANHITRRDEGVAVAELTDEDVKAINALSKDERIGERIFASMAPSIYGHEDIKRALALSLFGGEPKNPGGKHKVRGDINVLLCGDPGTAKSQFLKYAEKVASRAVFTTGQGASAVGLTAYVQRHPVSREWTLEAGALVLADRGVCLIDEFDKMNDADRTSIHEAMEQQSISISKAGIVTSLQARCTVIAASNPIGGRYDPSLTFADNVDLTEPIVSRFDVLCVVRDTVDPVQDEMLARFVVGSHIKHHPSNKEGGVALEEMILPNTSDVPPIPQDILRKYIIYAKERVHPKLNQMDQDKVARIYSDLRKESMATGSIPITVRHIESMIRMAEAHAKMHLRDYVLEDDVNMAIRVMLESFIDTQKFSVMRTMRKTFARYLAFRRDNNELLLFILKQLVAEQVAYQRNRYGVQNDTIEIAEKDLHDKARQINIHNLTAFYDSDLFRSNKFSHDGKKKLILQQF; translated from the exons ATGGCG GATTCCTCCGAGTCGTACCACATGGCCACCAGCCCCAGCCGAGCCTCCCGGAGGGGAGACATGACCTCCAGCCCCGGGCGAGACCTGCCGCCCTTCGAGGATGAGTCGGAGGGGCTGCTGGGGGATGGACAGCTgcctggagaggaggaggaggacggagacgGAGAGGAGCTGATCGGAGACGGgatggagag GGATTACCGTGCCATCCCGGCGCTGGATCAGTATGAGGCGGAGGGTTTGGACCTGGACGACGAGGATCTGTCCGAGCTATCGCCTGGAGCCCGGGCCGCCGCAGAGGAGGCCatgaggaggagggacaggGAGCAGGGGGTCAGCGGGCGGCTGAGGAGAGGACTGCTCTACG ACAGCGAAGACGAGGACGACGAGCGTCCGGCGGCTCGGCGAAGGCGATTGGCCGAGCGGGCAGCGGAGGGCGTcgcagatggagaggaagaggaaatgatCGAGAGCATTGAGAACTTGGAGGACATGAAG GGCCACACTGTGAGGGAGTGGGTGTCCATGACGGCTCCCAGGCTGGAGATCTACAACCGCTTCAAGAACTTCCTGCGGACCCACGTCGACGAAAACGGCCACAATGTCTTCAAGGAGAAGATCAGCGACATGTGCAAAG ACAATAAGGAGAGTCTGGTTGTAAACTACGAAGACCTCGCAGCCAGAGAGCACGTGTTGGCCTACTTCCTGCCAGAGGCTCCGACTGAGATGCTGAAG ATCTTTGATGAAGCAGCTAAAGAAGTCGTGCTCGCCATGTACCCGAAATACGAGCGCATCGCCCACGAGATCCACGTCCGCATCTGCAACCTGCCGCTGGTCGAAGAGATCCGCTCGCTCAG GCAGCTCCACCTGAACCAGCTGATCCGGACCAGCGGCGTGGTGAGCAGCTGCACCGGCGTCCTCCCTCAGCTCGGCATGGTCAAGTACAACTGTAACAAGTGTAACTTCGTGCTGGGACCCTTCTTCCAGTCCCAGAACCAGGAGGTGAAGCCGGGTTCCTGTCCCGAGTGTCAGTCCCTGGGCCCCTTCGAGATCaacatggaggag ACTGTGTACCAGAACTACCAGAGAATCGCCCTCCAGGAGAGTCCCGGTAAGGTCGCTGCCGGTCGCCTCCCCCGCTCTAAAGACGCCATCCTATTGGCCGACCTGGTGGACAGCTGCAAGCCCGGAGACGAGATC gaACTGACAGGCATCTACCACAACAACTACGACGGCTCTCTGAACATGGCTAACGGCTTCCCCGTGTTCGCCACAGTCATCCTCGCCAACCACATCACCCGCAGGGATGAGGGCGTCGCCGTGGCCGAGCTGACCGACGAAGACGTCAAGGCCATCAACGCGCTGTCCAAGGACGAGCGCATCGGCGAGAGG ATCTTCGCCAGCATGGCGCCATCCATCTACGGTCATGAGGACATCAAACGAGCCCTCGCCCTGTCGCTGTTTGGAGGAGAGCCCAAAAATCCAG GTGGGAAACACAAAGTACGTGGAGACATCAACGTGCTGCTGTGTGGAGACCCGGGAACCGCAAAGTCCCAGTTCCTCAA gtACGCGGAGAAGGTGGCGAGTCGTGCGGTGTTCACCACGGGTCAGGGGGCCTCCGCCGTCGGTTTGACCGCTTACGTCCAGAGACACCCGGTCAGCCGTGAGTGGACGCTGGAGGCCGGAGCGCTGGTGCTGGCCGACCGCGGGGTTTGTCTGATCGACGAGTTCGATAAG ATGAACGACGCAGACAGAACGAGTATCCACGAGGCCATGGAGCAGCAGAGCATCTCCATCTCCAAAGCCGGCATCGTCACCTCTCTGCAGGCCAGATGCACTGTCATTGCTGCTTCTAACCCCATCG GTGGCAGGTACGACCCCTCCCTGACCTTCGCAGACAACGTGGACCTGACGGAGCCCATCGTGTCTCGTTTTGACGTGCTGTGTGTCGTCCGAGACACCGTCGACCCCGTACAG GATGAGATGTTGGCGCGCTTTGTGGTCGGCTCCCACATCAAACATCACCCTAGCAACAAGGAAGGAGGCGTGGCCTTGGAGGAAATGATTCTGCCCAACACGTCTGATGTGCCGCCGATTCCCCAGGATATCTTGAGGAAGTACATCATCTACGCCAAAGAGCGG GTTCATCCCAAACTGAACCAGATGGATCAGGACAAAGTCGCTCGCATCTACAGTGACCTCCGCAAAGAGTCGATG GCCACAGGCAGCATCCCCATCACAGTCCGTCACATCGAGTCCATGATCCGCATGGCGGAGGCTCACGCCAAGATGCACCTGAGGGACTACGTGCTGGAGGACGACGTCAACATGGCCATCAGGGTCATGCTGGAGAGCTTCATCGACACGCAGAAGTTCAGCGTCATGAGGACCATGAGGAAG ACGTTTGCCCGCTACCTGGCCTTCCGCAGGGACAACAacgagctgctgctgttcatccTCAAGCAGCTGGTGGCCGAGCAGGTCGCCTACCAAAGGAACCGATACGGAGTCCAGAACGACACCATCGAGATAGCGGAGAAAGACCTGCATGATAAG GCGAGACAGATCAACATTCACAACCTGACAGCCTTCTACGACAGCGACCTCTTCCGCTCCAACAAGTTCAGCCACGACGGGAAGAAGAAACTGATCCTGCAGCAGTTCTAA